A single region of the Lotus japonicus ecotype B-129 chromosome 4, LjGifu_v1.2 genome encodes:
- the LOC130713904 gene encoding probable LRR receptor-like serine/threonine-protein kinase At1g63430 encodes MKEEGTTECRKLWEKMESCTSLLFLGLVSMLSFVASNKVVSNEVAALTTFKEAVYEDPHLVLSNWNTLDSDPCDWNGVSCTATRDHVIKLNISGALLRGFLTPEFGKITYLQELILHGNNLIGIIPKELGMLTSLKVLDLGKNQLSGPIPPELGNLTQLVKINLQSNGLTGRLPPALGNLKYLQELRLDRNKLQGPVPAGGSSNFASNMHGMYASNANFTGFCRSSQLKVADFSYNFFVGSIPKCLEYLPRSSFHGNCLHLKDIKQRTSVQCAGASPAESHPVVKPKHHHVAEHVSKHQGTSKPAWLLALEIATGTMVGSLFLIAIVTAFQRCNKKSSIIIPWKKSSSDKENMAIYIDSEMLKDVMRYSRQELEVACEDFSNIIGSSPDSVVYKGTMKGGPEIAVISLCIKEENWTGHHELYFQREVVDLARLNHDNTGKLLGYCRESTPFTRMLVFDYASNGTLYEHLHCYGEGCQFSWTRRMKIIIGIARGLKYLHNEVEPPFTISELNSNSIYLTEDFSPKLVDFESWKSILERSEKNSGSISSQGAGNSLEARHLDTKGNVYAFAVLLLEIISGRPPYCKDKGYLVDWAREYLEVPDVMSNVVDPELKHFRDEELKVICEVVSLCINADPTARPSMRELCSMLETRIDTSISVDLKASSLAWAELALSS; translated from the exons ATG AAGGAAGAAGGAACAACAGAGTGCAGAAAGCTTTGGGAGAAGATGGAGTCATGCACTTCATTGTTGTTTCTGGGCTTGGTTTCCATGCTCTCTTTTGTGGCTTCTAATAAGGTGGTCTCAAATGAAG TTGCGGCGCTGACAACATTCAAAGAAGCTGTGTATGAAGATCCACATCTGGTTTTGTCCAATTGGAATACTCTGGATTCAGATCCTTGTGACTGGAATGGCGTTTCATGCACGGCGACTCGAGATCATGTCATCAAGCT AAATATATCAGGGGCATTATTAAGGGGGTTTCTTACTCCAGAATTCGGGAAAATCACCTACTTGCAAGAATT GATCTTGCATGGAAATAATCTCATTGGAATAATACCTAAAGAATTGGGAATGTTGACATCTCTTAAGGTGTTGGATTTGGGAAAGAATCAGTTATCAGGACCAATTCCTCCAGAGCTTGGAAACTTGACCCAACTTGTAAAAAT AAACTTGCAGTCCAACGGGTTGACTGGTAGGCTACCTCCAGCGCTAGGAAATTTGAAATACCTTCAAGAACTTCGGCTAGATAGGAATAAACTTCAAGGACCTGTTCCTGCTGGTGGCAGTTCAAACTTTGCCTCAAACATGCATGGAAT GTATGCCTCAAATGCAAATTTTACTGGCTTCTGTCGTTCTTCTCAGCTAAAAGTTGCAGATTTTTCATATAACTTTTTTGTTGGTAGCATACCCAAATGTTTGGAGTATCTTCCAAG ATCAAGCTTTCATGGGAATTGTCTCCATCTCAAAGACATAAAACAGCGGACTTCTGTACAATGCG CTGGTGCTTCACCAGCAGAGAGCCATCCGGTAGTGAAACCAAAGCACCATCATGTTGCTGAACATGTATCCAAGCATCAAGGAACATCAAAACCTGCTTGGCTTTTGGCTCTAGAAATAGCGACGGGAACCATGGTTGGTTCTCTCTTTCTGATTGCTATTGTCACTGCTTTCCAGAGGTGTAACAAAAAATCATCTATCATCATTCCTTGGAAGAAATCTTCAAGCGACAAAGAGAACATGGCAATATATATAG ACTCAGAGATGTTGAAGGATGTGATGAGGTATAGCAGACAGGAGCTGGAAGTGGCTTGTGAGGACTTCAGCAACATAATTGGGTCCTCACCAGATAGTGTGGTCTACAAGGGTACAATGAAAGGTGGGCCTGAAATTGCTGTAATTTCACTCTGCATCAAGGAAGAGAATTGGACAGGACACCATGAGCTCTATTTTCAGAGAGAG GTGGTAGATTTGGCAAGGTTAAATCATGATAATACAGGGAAGCTACTAGGCTATTGTAGAGAGAGCACTCCATTTACAAGGATGTTGGTTTTTGACTATGCATCAAATGGGACACTTTATGAGCACCTACATTGTT ATGGAGAAGGGTGCCAGTTCTCATGGACACGGCGAATGAAAATTATCATAGGCATTGCACGCGGGCTCAAGTATCTGCACAATGAAGTTGAACCCCCATTCACTATCTCAGAGTTGAACTCCAACTCTATATACCTTACAGAAGACTTTTCCCCTAAG CTGGTTGATTTTGAAAGTTGGAAGTCAATTCTTGAAAGATCAGAAAAAAATTCTGGTTCTATTAGCAGCCAAGGTGCTGGAAACTCACTTGAAGCACGCCATCTTGATACCAAAGGAAACGTTTATGCTTTTGCAGTACTTCTACTAGAGATAATCAGTGGGAGACCTCCTTACTGCAAGGACAAAGGGTACTTGGTGGACTGG GCTAGAGAGTATCTTGAAGTGCCAGATGTAATGTCAAATGTGGTGGATCCTGAGTTGAAGCATTTTAGAGATGAGGAGCTGAAAGTAATATGTGAGGTAGTATCTCTTTGTATCAATGCTGATCCCACTGCACGTCCATCAATGAGAGAATTGTGCAGCATGCTTGAGACAAGAATTGACACATCTATAAGCGTGGATCTCAAGGCATCATCTTTGGCTTGGGCTGAACTAGCACTTTCATCATAA
- the LOC130713796 gene encoding RNA-binding NOB1-like protein has protein sequence MEEAPPLPAPVSAPQSCWSSVVKKEPPQPQPQQPLPLPTELVLEDTTRSNGGISVAVIDANAIIEAGKNLHGFADKFVSVSEVMQEIRDPVSRHKLAFLPFTIQTMEPSPESISKVVKFARATGDLQTLSDVDIKLIALTYTLEAQIHGTKHLRDCPPPVQVVNVKRLPEKDLPGWGTNVPNLKEWEALEQEAEDKANSTSRILPLQDLNLNIVPQDDERSADGLAEHASETHSETQEGGEGGSVKPKKYVSKKKEINIEGKVVANGVDASQGQFDDNAGDWLPAVSRSTHRRFLRRKARREQSEALSSNQDHQDLEENIDGSVGEDDRASDQLVHQSDEENHIENVVSQDDQIIAENKDNEILSATLKQMSLDGDATMCTKSCETDTANDQSSHLDIASQTSEAADFSYADDDGSEQSWMLRSLSESSVACITGDFAMQNVLLQMGLRLLAPGGTQIHQLHRWVLKCHACFTVTAEIGRIFCPKCGNGGTLRKVAVTVNENGIMLGARRPRVSLRGTKFSLPLPQGGRDAVTKNLVLREDQLPHRVLYPKTKKKATQDDDFFTPDSVFGHHTDKRSPFQPPIRKALAVFSGRRNPNDNHYSRSKRK, from the exons ATGGAAGAAGCTCCACCACTTCCAGCTCCAGTTTCAGCACCACAATCGTGCTGGAGCAGCGTCGTGAAGAAGGAGCCACCGCAACCGCAACCGCAACAGCCCCTGCCGTTGCCGACCGAGCTAGTGTTGGAAGACACCACCCGCAGTAATGGCGGCATCTCGGTGGCCGTCATCGACGCCAACGCTATCATTGAAGCCGGCAAAAACCTCCATGGCTTCGCCGACAAGTTTGTCTCCGTCTCGGAAGTCATGCAGGAAATCCGTGACCCCGTCTCTCGCCACAAGCTCGCTTTCCTCCCCTTCACCATCCAAACCATGGAACCCTCCCCTGAATCCATCAGCAAAG TTGTGAAATTTGCTAGGGCTACTGGTGACCTACAGACTCTTTCTGATGTTGATATCAAGCTCATAGCTCTAACTTATACTTTGGAGGCTCAGATTCATGGAACAAAGCATCTCAGGGACTGCCCTCCTCCTGTGCAAGTGGTAAATGTGAAGAGGTTACCCGAGAAGGACTTGCCCGGATGGGGTACCAACGTGCCTAATTTGAAGGAGTGGGAAGCGTTAGAACAGGAAGCGGAGGACAAGGCGAATTCTACTTCAAGAATCCTTCCTTTGCAGGACTTGAACTTGAACATTGTTCCCCAGGATGACGAACGCTCTGCAGATGGTTTGGCGGAGCATGCAAGTGAAACTCATTCAGAAACTCAAGAGGGTGGTGAGGGTGGTTCAGTGAAGCCTAAGAAATATGTGTCTAAGAAAAAGGAGATAAACATTGAAGGGAAGGTTGTGGCTAATGGAGTTGACGCGTCCCAAGGACAATTTGATGATAATGCTGGTGATTGGTTGCCTGCGGTCAGTCGAAGTACTCATAGGAGGTTTCTTAGAAGGAAAGCAAGACGGGAGCAGTCTGAAGCATTATCCAGTAATCAAGATCACCAAGATTTGGAAGAAAACATTGATGGTAGTGTTGGTGAAGACGATAGAGCTTCAGATCAGCTTGTTCATCAAAGTGATGAAGAAAATCATATTGAAAATGTTGTATCCCAGGATGATCAGATAATAGCGGAGAACAAAGACAATGAAATTCTCTCTGCTACTCTGAAGCAAATGAGTCTGGATGGTGATGCAACTATGTGCACTAAATCATGTGAGACAGATACAGCAAATGACCAATCAAGTCACTTGGACATTGCAAGCCAGACTAGCGAAGCAGCTGATTTTTCATATGCAGATGATGATGGTAGTGAGCAAAGTTGGATGCTTAGATCGTTGTCTGAGTCAAGTGTAGCCTGTATTACTGGTGACTTTGCTATGCAAAATGTTCTTCTCCAAATGGGTTTGCGCTTGCTGGCGCCTGGTGGAACACAGATACACCAGCTGCATAG ATGGGTACTGAAGTGTCATGCCTGCTTCACTGTTACTGCTGAAATCGGGAGGATTTTCTGTCCAAAATGTGGAAATGGTGGCACCTTAAGGAAGGTAGCTGTCACTGTTAATGAAAATGGAATAATGTTAGGAGCCCGCCGACCTCGAGTTTCATTACGTGGCACAAAG TTTTCGTTGCCTTTACCTCAAGGTGGAAGGGATGCAGTCACAAAGAACCTTGTTCTCCgtgaagatcaacttcctcacagGGTACTTTATCCTAAAACGAAGAAGAAAGCCACACAG GACGATGACTTCTTTACACCGGACAGTGTTTTTGGCCACCACACAGATAAGAGATCTCCTTTCCAGCCTCCCATAAGGAAAGCATTAGCAGTTTTCAGCGGCAGGAGAAACCCAAATGACAATCACTACTCACGCTCTAAGCGCAAGTAG
- the LOC130713672 gene encoding probable serine/threonine-protein phosphatase 2A regulatory subunit B'' subunit TON2, producing MYSDGETHDASQRKVPPASSMPWVRNLRRFIGSGQGLGSEALMELETKRILLDIFKEKQKKSAEASTIPSFYKKKPEEGSISHRVQRLAKYRFLKKQSDLLLNADDLDAMWVCLRENCVIDDATGAEKMNYEDFCHIASVCTEQIGPKCRRFFSPSNFMKFEKDEQGRIAILPFYLYVMRTVSLTQARIDMSELDEDSDGFLQPHEMEAYIRGLIPNLAQLRDMPAAFVQMYCRIAAHKFFFFCDPHRRGKACIKKVLLSNCLQELMELHQESEEEVTDTEQAENWFSLTSAQRICDMFLALDKDANGTLSKQELREYADGTLTEIFIERVYDEHVRRGKTGGGNAREMDFESFLDFVLALENKDTPEGMTYLFRCLDLQGRGYLTTADIHSLFRDVHHKWIEGGNYELCIEDVRDEIWDMVKPADPLKITLSDLLACKQGGTVASMLIDVRGFWAHDNRENLLQEEEEPEEE from the exons ATGTACAGCGACGGCGAAACTCATGACGCTTCCCAGAGGAAAGTCCCCCCGGCTTCCTCCATGCCGTGGGTGCGCAACCTCCGCCGCTTCATCGGATCCGGTCAAGGCCTCGGCTCCGAAGCCTTAATGG AGCTTGAAACAAAGAGAATCTTGCTTGACATTTTCAAAGAAAAGCAGAAGAAAAGTGCTGAAGCTTCTACAATTCCAAGTTTCTACAAGAAG AAACCTGAAGAAGGATCAATAAGTCATAGAGTTCAGAGATTGGCAAAGTATCGTTTTCTTAAG AAACAATCAGATCTTTTGCTGAATGCTGATGATTTGGATGCAATGTGGGTCTGCTTAAGAGAAAATTGTGTCATTGATGATGCAACTGGTGCAGAAAAG ATGAATTATGAAGACTTTTGCCACATTGCCTCAGTATGCACTGAGCAAATCGGTCCTAAATGCCGCCGCTTCTTTAGTCCTTCAAACTTCATGAAGTTTGAGAAAGATGAGCAGGGGAGAATTGCTATTCTACCCTTTTACCTTTATGTGATGCGTACG GTTTCACTTACACAGGCAAGGATTGATATGAGTGAGCTGGATGAGGATTCTGATGGTTTCCTTCAGCCACAT GAAATGGAGGCCTATATACGAGGTCTTATACCCAACTTGGCTCAATTACGTGATATGCCAGCAGCCTTTGTTCAAATGTACTGTCGTATTGCTGCACacaaattcttcttcttttgtgaTCCTCATAGACGAG GAAAAGCTTGCATCAAGAAAGTGTTGCTTAGTAATTGTCTCCAGGAACTAATGGAGCTTCACCAG GAAAGCGAAGAAGAAGTTACAGACACAGAACAAGCTGAAAATTGGTTTTCTTTGACTTCTGCTCAACGAATATGTG ACATGTTTCTTGCCCTTGATAAAGATGCAAATGGGACATTAAGCAAGCAGGAGCTGCGAGAATATGCAGATGGGACCCTAACTGAGATTTTTATTGAGAGAG TATATGATGAACATGTTCGCCGCGGAAAGACTGGTGGCGGGAATGCCCGCGAAATGGATTTTGAGAGTTTCTTGGACTTTGTTCTGGCTTTAGAAAACAAAGACACCCCAGAAGGCATGACATACTTGTTTCGGTGCCTTGATCTTCAAGGAAGGGGTTACCTTACGACTGCTGATATTCACTCACTTTTCAG AGATGTACACCATAAATGGATTGAGGGTGGCAACTATGAACTTTGTATTGAAGATGTACGCGATGAAATCTGGGATATGGTTAAGCCAGCAGATCCTCTCAAGATAACATTGTCTGATCTATTAGCCTGCAAGCAGGGCGGAACGGTAGCTAGCATGCTCATAGATGTGCGTGGTTTCTGGGCTCATGACAACAGAGAAAATCTTCtccaagaggaagaagaaccgGAGGAAGAATAG
- the LOC130716221 gene encoding actin-depolymerizing factor 7-like: protein MANAASGMAVHDDCKLRFQELKSKRSYRFIVFKIEEQQVVVDKLGQPSDSYDDFMASFPDNECRYAVYDFDFITDENCQKSKIFFFAWSPDISRVRMKMVYASSKDRFKRELDGIQVELQATDPSEMSLDIVKGRAL, encoded by the exons ATG GCAAATGCAGCGTCCGGAATGGCTGTGCATGATGATTGCAAACTGAGGTTTCAGGAGCTTAAATCAAAGAGGAGCTACCGGTTCATTGTGTTCAAAATTGAAGAACAGCAAGTGGTGGTTGACAAATTAGGGCAACCCTCTGATAGTTATGATGACTTCATGGCCAGTTTCCCAGATAATGAGTGTCGTTATGCCGTCTATGATTTTGATTTCATAACAGATGAGAATTGCCAGAAAAGCAAGATCTTCTTCTTTGCATG GTCACCAGATATCTCAAGGGTGAGGATGAAGATGGTGTATGCAAGTTCCAAGGACAGATTCAAGAGAGAATTGGATGGCATCCAAGTTGAACTGCAAGCAACTGATCCAAGTGAAATGAGCTTGGACATTGTGAAAGGGCGAGCCCTCTAA
- the LOC130715722 gene encoding serine racemase, whose amino-acid sequence MEEDSQITKGKYAADISSIKEAHDRIKSQVLITPVLSSASLNAISGRQLYLKCECFQKGGAFKFRGACNAVFSLNDEDASKGVITHSSGNHAAALALAAKLRGIPAYIVIPKNAPTCKVENVKRYGGQVIWSDASMQSREDTAKKVLQETGAILIHPYNDGRILSGQGTISLEFLEQVPHIDTLVVPISGGGLISGVALAAKSINPAIRILAAEPKGADDAAQSKAAGRIITLPETNTIADGLRAFLGDFTWPVVRDLVEDIITVDDSEIIKAMKLCFEILKVVVEPSGAIGLAAVLSDTFQKNPAWKDCNHIGIVVSGGNVDLAVLWDSFNKAK is encoded by the exons ATGGAAGAGGATAGCCAAATAACAAAGGGAAAGTATGCTGCTGATATTTCCTCCATTAAGGAAGCCCATGATCGAATAAAATCGCAGGTTCTAATAACTCCAGTTCTCTCCTCCGCCTCTCTGAATGCTATATCAGGAAGGCAGCTGTACTTAAAGTGTGAATGTTTCCAAAAAGG TGGAGCTTTTAAATTTAGAGGTGCCTGCAATGCTGTTTTCTCTCTCAACGACGAAGATGCTTCCAAAGGGGTTATTACACACAGCAG TGGAAACCATGCTGCAGCGTTGGCTTTGGCAGCAAAACTACGCGGTATCCCTGCATATATAGTTATTCCAAAAAATGCTCCAACTTGCAAAGTTGAGAATGTAAAGCGGTACGGTGGTCAGGTTATCTGGTCTGATGCCTCTATGCAATCAAGGGAGGATACTGCAAAGAAAGTGTTGCAAGAAACTGGTGCTATCCTTATACATCCATATAATGATGGACGCATATTGAG TGGCCAGGGTACCATATCATTGGAGTTTCTGGAACAAGTCCCACATATCGATACGCTAGTGGTACCTATAAGTG GTGGTGGTTTGATATCAGGAGTAGCATTGGCTGCCAAGTCCATCAACCCGGCTATTCGGATTTTGGCTGCTGAACCTAAAGGGGCTGATGATGCAGCACAATCTAAGGCAGCTGGGAGGATAATAACATTGCCTGAGACCAATACTATAGCTGATGGGCTCAGAGCATTTCTTGGAGATTTCACATG GCCTGTGGTCCGAGATCTTGTTGAGGACATAATAACTGTAGACGACAGTGAAATCATAAAAGCCATGAAACTGTGTTTTGAAATTCTTAAGGTTGTTGTGGAACCAAGTGGAGCAATTGGCCTTGCTGCTGTTCTATCCGATACCTTCCAGAAAAATCCTGCATGGAAGGATTGCAACCATATTGGAATTGTAGTTTCAGGAGGCAATGTTGATCTGGCCGTGCTTTGGGATTCTTTTAACAAAGCAAAATGA